The nucleotide window AGGTGACTGGGTCGGCAAACGTGGCCAGGCGGGCCGTCTCGCTCCGGCCGGCTTTGCCAGCAGCAACAAGTTCGGCTGACGCAAGCACCCGCCTGGCGTCAGCTTACCGGTTGGTGTGGGGCTGCCTGGCCGAGGTTGGCGATGCAGCAGCGAGTGACGAAGCTCTGACAGCCCGCAGGCCGTGCAAATGACGTCGCCCGCTTCGTGCGTACGATGCCTGGACGGAACGTCGGCGGGGTCGATCCCGTGGGTGATGCCCTTGAGTTCGGCAACGATGGCCTCGTTGACGGCCGGCATCGGCGTTGTCGGCTGTGCATTCGTCCCGACGAGTGCGTGAAAGCTGATTATGGTCCCGATCATCTTCATTCAACCGGATCAAGACTGCGCCGGCATGGCGCGAGGGTCAAACATCCGGCGCGGACAGACTGTGACCGGCGGCCGACGACGACGATTGCTCCGCCGCCGCCGCGCTTGTTAGGCTCGCGCGCGACCAGGGAGGACACCGATGGCATCGCACAAGCACAACCAGCCTGAGTCGGAGATGGCACTGCGCGTCAAGGCGATCGAGCAGCTTCTGACCGAGAAGGGCCTTGTCGATCCCAACGGCATCGACAAGCTCGTCGAGCTCTACGAGACCCGTGTCGGCCCCCACAACGGTGCCAGGGTTGTCGCGAAGGCCTGGTCCGATCCGGATTTCAGGGCGCGGTTGCTGGAGAACGGCACCGATGCCATCGGCGAGCTCGGGATCTCGGGCGTGCAGGGTGAGAACATGGTCGTCGTGGAGAACACCGACGCGGTCCACAACGTCGTCGTCTGTACGCTATGCTCCTGTTACCCGTGGCCCGTTCTGGGGCTGCCGCCACGCTGGTACAAGAGTCCACCCTACCGGTCGCGCGTGGTGCGCGAGCCCCGGGCGGTGCTCGACGAGATGGGCTGTGACGTGCCCGCCAGGAAGGAAGTCCGGGTCTGGGATTCCTCGGCGGAGATCCGCTATCTGGTTCTGCCGCAACGTCCTTCCGGTACCGACGGCAAATCGGAAGAGGAGCTGGCGAACATGGTCACGCGCGACGGCATGATCGGCGTGGCCGAGGTCTGAGGAGGTGGCGATGGACGGCATTCATGACATGGGCGGCATGCACGGCTTCGGTAAGATCGTACGCGAAGAGGACGAGCAGCTGTTTCACGCCGAATGGGAGAAGCGTGCCTTCGGTGTCTGTCTGCAAGCCGCTGAGGGCGCCGGGTTCGTCGACGACCATCTGCGGGCCAACATCGAGCGCATTCCCGCGCACATCTATCTGCGCTCGACCTACTATGAACTCTGGATCCGCTCGGTCTCCGCGATCCTCGATCAGCGCGGCATCCTGACCAACGCTCAGATCGAAGAGCGCGTGGCGGCGCTGACCGAGCCTGGACGGGCCGAAGGCGGCAGTGACATCACGCTCGACGAGACCGACGATATGATGGCGGCCGGCGCGTCGACCAAGCGCCCGGAGGTCGAGATCGCGGCGCGCTTCAAGCCCGGCGATCGTGTCCTGGTCCGCAACGATCATCCCGAGCATCACACGCGCTCGCCCCGCTACTGCCGCGGACGCTACGGTGCGGTGATCGCCGATCACGGTGTTTTCGTTTACCCCGACAGCAACGCGCAGGATCGGGGCGAGAACCCCGAGCACTGCTACACGGTGCGCTTTGCGGCCGAAGACCTCTGGGGCGAGTCCGCCGAGGCAGGCGACAGCGTGCACGTCGATCTCTGGGACTCCTATCTGGAGCCGGCGTGAGCGCGCCAGAACCATCGAGCCAGAACCATCGAGGAGTACCGCGGCACCCTGCCGCTCCGTTCGGGAGCGTTCCGGGCGCTGGGATCGGTTGTCGGCCGATACGGCAAACTTGCATTTGATCGGCCGTTCCTTTTTATTGCCTGCTAGTGCAAGGTGTAGGGCTCAACACGAATCGCCCATGTGGGCATCATGTCCTGGGAGGACTTAACAACATGGATCGTCGCAAGTTTCTGAGCGGAACCGGTGTCGCCGCGGCGGGTGCGGCCGCTGCCGCGACCACGGCATTCCCGACGCCTGCGATCTCGCAGGGTCGCAAGAAGTTCACGATGGTAACGTCATGGGGCCGCGGCCTCGCCGGTGTACACGACGTCGCGCAGCGCTCCGCCGACAACATCGTCAACATGTCCGATGGCCTGATGGAGATCGACTTCAAGGCCGCGGGCGAGCTGGTCGGCGCCTTCGAGTGCTTCGACGCGGTATCGTCGGGCCAGGCTGACATCTATCACGCCGCCGACTACTACTTCGTCGGCCAGCATCCGGCCTTCGCCTTCTACACCTCGATTCCGTTCGGCATGACCGCACAGGAACTCAACAACTGGTACTACCACATGGGTGGCCGGGAGCTTCAGGACGAGCTGACCGGGATCTTCAACCTGAAGACCTTCGCGGCCGGCAACACCGGCTCGCAGTCCGGCGGCTGGTTCCACAAGCAGATCAACGGTCCCGAGGACTTCGACGGCCTGCGGTTCCGCATGCCCGGCCTCGGCGGCAAGGCGCTCGGCTATCTCGGCGCGTCGGTGCAGAACATTCCGGGTGCCGAGGTTTACAACGCGCTTGCCATGGACGAGCTCGACGGCACCGAGTGGATCGGTCCCTGGGCCGATGAGAAGGCCGGTTTCTTCGAGATCACCAAGATCTACTACACCTCGGGCTTCCATGAGCCCGGCCCGGGTCTCTCGCTCTCGGTCAACCGCGAGGTCTTCGACGGTCTGACGTCGTACGAGCAGAAGATCATCGAGTGCGCGGCGGCCGAGGCCAACGTCTGGGGCCTGTCGCAGTTCCTGTCGAACAACGGTGCGGCCCTGCAGCGCCTGGTCGCGGCGGGCGTGCAGACCTACACCTTCCCGGACAGTGTCTGGGATGCCTTCGGTGAGGCGTCGCAGATGGTCTACGACGAGAACATGGATGACCCGCTGTTCCGAAAGACCTTCGACTCCTACAGCGACTCGCTGATCAAATCCGCGGGCTGGATCGACCTTTCCGGCAACACCTACGCGCAGCAGCGCAACAGGGTTCTCGGCATCTGACGCTTTGGCATACGGCCTCCGTTCGCAAGGGACGGGGGCCGTTTGCCGACGGCGGTTCATGATCGACGGCATTCTCTGGCTACCAAGCCATCTCTGGGGCGGGATCGCGGACCTTGTTGGGTTGCTGTTCAGCCCATCGTCGTGGCCCGATCCCGCTGTGCCCGAGGATCTCGTCAAGATCATCTATTACGGCGGATCGATCGATTCTCTCTTCGTCATCATCGATCTTGCCCTGATCGTTCTTGCGATCGGGCTCTGGCGGCGCGGGTTCCTTTGGGGCGTCGTCCGCGGGATTGAGGCGATCTCCAACACGGTCGGGCGTATCGCCGCCTGGGCAGTGCTGATCATGATCCTCCAGCAGATCATGATCATCGCGCTGCAGCGCATCTTCCTGGTCTCCGAGATCACAATCGGTCCGTTCGGCATTGTCTTCACGCGGGACCTCAGCTGGTTCAGCGAGGAGCTGAAACTCTACAACGCCATGATCGTGGCTCTCTGCGCCGCCTACACCTTCGTGCAGGGCGGCCATGTGCGTGTCGATCTCGTCTATTCCGCGGTGAGTTTCCGCAAGAAGCGTTGCCTCGACATGTTCGGGTCGCTCTTCTTCATGCTGCCCTTCATCGGTGTGATCTGGCTCTTCGGCTGGTACTTCCTTTGGCGGCACCTGATCACGCCGAAGGTTTCGGCGACCGACACGCTGGAATCCCTGGAACGCAAGGCGGCGCTGGTGCGCTGGAACGTCGAGACCATGGGTTTCTCGCCGAACGGCTTCGACGCCTACTTCCTGTTCAAGATCCTGCTGGTGGCGTTTGCCGCCATGATGTTCCTGCAGGGGTTGGGGCATTTCTACCGCAGCCTGCTGGAGTATATCGAAGGCCCGGATTCTGCCGACCGCTTCAAGGACTTCGATGAGCGTCCCGGCGAGGGAATCTCAGCCCCGAAGGTCGCTGCTGCGGCGTCCGACGATGATGCGCGCGCCTGATGCCGGGACTCGACGGCATCGAGATCGGCTTGATCATCACCTTCGCGTGCCTCTTCGCGGGCATCCTGTCGGGTTATCCCGTCGCCTTCGCCATCGGCGGTTCGGCGCTTCTGTCGTTCGCCATCCTGGCGCTGTTCAGCGAGGCGGGCTGGCTGACCAAAGAGGTGATCGACACCCGCAGCGATGCCTACTTCGCCTTGCTGGACCAGGGGGTTGCCGAACAGACGATATCGCTCTTTCGGTTCCCGGACTTACCCACCTACACGGCCCCGCTCTTCGAGGACGGGGCCGAGGGCGCGTTTTTCCG belongs to Rhodospirillales bacterium and includes:
- the nthA gene encoding nitrile hydratase subunit alpha, which gives rise to MASHKHNQPESEMALRVKAIEQLLTEKGLVDPNGIDKLVELYETRVGPHNGARVVAKAWSDPDFRARLLENGTDAIGELGISGVQGENMVVVENTDAVHNVVVCTLCSCYPWPVLGLPPRWYKSPPYRSRVVREPRAVLDEMGCDVPARKEVRVWDSSAEIRYLVLPQRPSGTDGKSEEELANMVTRDGMIGVAEV
- the nthB gene encoding nitrile hydratase subunit beta; translated protein: MDGIHDMGGMHGFGKIVREEDEQLFHAEWEKRAFGVCLQAAEGAGFVDDHLRANIERIPAHIYLRSTYYELWIRSVSAILDQRGILTNAQIEERVAALTEPGRAEGGSDITLDETDDMMAAGASTKRPEVEIAARFKPGDRVLVRNDHPEHHTRSPRYCRGRYGAVIADHGVFVYPDSNAQDRGENPEHCYTVRFAAEDLWGESAEAGDSVHVDLWDSYLEPA
- a CDS encoding twin-arginine translocation signal domain-containing protein, which gives rise to MDRRKFLSGTGVAAAGAAAAATTAFPTPAISQGRKKFTMVTSWGRGLAGVHDVAQRSADNIVNMSDGLMEIDFKAAGELVGAFECFDAVSSGQADIYHAADYYFVGQHPAFAFYTSIPFGMTAQELNNWYYHMGGRELQDELTGIFNLKTFAAGNTGSQSGGWFHKQINGPEDFDGLRFRMPGLGGKALGYLGASVQNIPGAEVYNALAMDELDGTEWIGPWADEKAGFFEITKIYYTSGFHEPGPGLSLSVNREVFDGLTSYEQKIIECAAAEANVWGLSQFLSNNGAALQRLVAAGVQTYTFPDSVWDAFGEASQMVYDENMDDPLFRKTFDSYSDSLIKSAGWIDLSGNTYAQQRNRVLGI
- a CDS encoding TRAP transporter small permease subunit, which encodes MIDGILWLPSHLWGGIADLVGLLFSPSSWPDPAVPEDLVKIIYYGGSIDSLFVIIDLALIVLAIGLWRRGFLWGVVRGIEAISNTVGRIAAWAVLIMILQQIMIIALQRIFLVSEITIGPFGIVFTRDLSWFSEELKLYNAMIVALCAAYTFVQGGHVRVDLVYSAVSFRKKRCLDMFGSLFFMLPFIGVIWLFGWYFLWRHLITPKVSATDTLESLERKAALVRWNVETMGFSPNGFDAYFLFKILLVAFAAMMFLQGLGHFYRSLLEYIEGPDSADRFKDFDERPGEGISAPKVAAAASDDDARA